One region of Corvus cornix cornix isolate S_Up_H32 chromosome 14, ASM73873v5, whole genome shotgun sequence genomic DNA includes:
- the PALB2 gene encoding LOW QUALITY PROTEIN: partner and localizer of BRCA2 (The sequence of the model RefSeq protein was modified relative to this genomic sequence to represent the inferred CDS: inserted 1 base in 1 codon; deleted 1 base in 1 codon): MEAPAAAAALSGADKEKLREKLALLRREYSETVIRLRRARRAERARSHGRRERSPPGLQCSDPDCSRDNTSPSAGGPSQLQTKTCSDADTEKTTSVTVKHVPEFSSDEVSLQDSSRAESFQASQENLYCGITRPVPEEKTPQTSQGMMKLRRRTKALESKERESVHDVHRVSAGAMMKNQIASAEELQSPVFRRSSLSHTEEPTQRASGAVLVQGKRNSFTSDAASGVVQDVFEGSVTAGEPELSPHALRDSKDIWQPESSRTVATLGKREPCSQHEDAVLLDPRGDGEEESPSIIKQPEGESLCEDQEELCGLLDLMSENEILPDSRNNTITKESKNLEGHQSDTNTLRPCPADHALDNAEELLENQQLEIQSRLSPADKVTAPEGTLSSCTVVEGLLFPVEYYVRTTRRMSNCQRKVDLDAVILSQLGRRKKGQRSKCKQKDANPSQPSQERAESDSEPGVMPSPFFGAENDPANSSSSQKSLPASSSSSSSSTSLGSISQKSITSTRQEQRQSQRKQKGRRKSACKVPMHPVSQELVESQDPIMANESCALLSNENQSEKENCDANLERSSSDERRLSGAAALGSVGTGVTGATQPAGPDPPLGGSQVPGKCRKTLLEQVQNPLHSSDSLSPGSEPFASHVGDVEANSSVCQGDKHPAERVKKQRRACGVEQLPGVSVPVRRSLRCSVRHRAQTDSTDDSSRGRNCPMGSQGPATLGLTAVDPDTRGSLFSFRSLQWLVPKLGIRDFHLPNEEFGVLKLEKLKSSPVNDLEDFVLCVSEDGVAPEDTQDAQINPKEKSLRSNLISPSKNGLPELPCVNPTLKKELSTHELLFTPMGTVLAEAPTHTESQISSSVFPAVGATPGVLPSVHSEVFPVTPFVPALPATSPSPRGAAALVLGDVTHRDPAVPLCPDSCAAGAATSQEEQRTTFPLAAERGPENKSDETVSLEKHEQSENKEQESCRASSEQKKDVAEQLTPVLLDGPREESLQLVSELKDSSCSCAVDVSTVWWEAAGCRELRVVTASESAVSLWEPLAPDCWGKVYTWHLREIPVIQIIPLPDTCNLVCVALGELEIGEIRLLLYSETDSFKHSLVKTGNIKAVVGLKDQRLVSSSRTIQEQQVEMVSLSETGGSKDRQTLMPPEETVTAFAEVEGMREALVGTTAGNSVVVWNLKTGQLLRKMHVGYSYPASICHRAYSDSGLLFVVLSYPLAKESESCGSPAFHVVAFNPRTGRSMGVMFSCLPPGHAGRYLEGDVWDTTGAAVLTSGAVAVWDLLRGLCMAVLPPDPAGHWALARWAAGRAGLLAGRRDGXVHLYRYQPAQLGAT; this comes from the exons ATGGAGGccccggcggcagcggcggcccTGAGCGGCGCCGACAAGGAGAAG CTGCGGGAGAAGTTGGCGCTGCTGAGGCGGGAGTACAGCGAGACCGTCATCCGGCTGCGG CGGGCGCGGCGAGCCGAGCGAGCCAGGAGCCACGGCCGGCGGGAGCGGAGCCCCCCAG GCCTGCAGTGCTCTGATCCTGACT GTTCTAGAGATAACACATCTCCTAGTGCTGGTGGGCCCTCTCAGTTACAGACTAAAACCTGCTCTGATGCTGATACAGAGAAGACAACATCTGTCACAGTTAAGCATGTTCCAGAATTCTCCAGTGATGAGGTTAGCCTGCAGGACAGCTCCCGGGCAGAAAGCTTTCAGGCCAGCCAGGAAAACCTGTACTGTGGGATCACCAGGCCTGTCCCTGAGGAGAAAACGCCCCAAACCTCCCAAGGCATGATGAAGCTGCGGAGACGGACGAAGGCTCTGGAATCAAAGGAAAGGGAATCAGTGCATGATGTGCATCGAGTCAGTGCTGGTGCAATGATGAAAAATCAAATTGCCAGTGCAGAGGAGCTTCAGTCACCAGTGTTCAGGCGCAGCAGCCTCTCGCACACTGAGGAACCCACCCAAAGGGCATCTGGGGCAGTGCTTgtgcagggaaaaagaaatagttttactTCTGATGCAGCATCAGGGGTTGTACAGGATGTGTTTGAGGGCAGTGTCACTGCAGGAGAGCCTGAGCTCTCCCCACATGCGCTGAGGGACAGCAAGGACATCTGGCAGCCCGAGTCCTCAAGGACTGTGGCCACACTTGGTAAACGTGAGCCATGTTCACAGCATGAAGATGCTGTTTTACTGGACCCCAGAGGTGATGGAGAAGAAGAATCCCCCAGTATAATAAAACAGCCGGAGGGTGAGAGTCTGTGTGAAGATCAGGAGGAATTATGTGGGCTCCTGGATTTAatgtcagaaaatgaaatattgccTGACAGCAGAAATAACACCATAACCAAGGAGAGCAAAAACCTTGAAGGACATCAGAGTGACACTAATACCCTACGTCCCTGTCCTGCAGATCATGCTCTGGACAATGCTGAAGAACTGTTGGAGAATCAACAGCTTGAAATTCAGTCAAGACTTTCTCCTGCTGACAAGGTGACGGCTCCCGAGGGCACACTGAGCTCTTGCACAGTGGTTGAAGGGCTGCTCTTTCCCGTCGAGTACTACGTCCGGACAACTCGCCGCATGTCAAATTGCCAGAGGAAGGTGGACCTGGATGCTGTAATCCTcagccagctgggcaggagaaagaaaggtCAGCGGAGTAAATGCAAGCAGAAAGATGCAAACCCCAGTCAGCCCTCCCAAGAGAGAGCCGAGAGTGATTCGGAACCAGGGGTCATGCCCTCCCCTTTTTTTGGGGCAGAAAATGATCCAGCAAACTCAAGTAGTTCTCAGAAATCTCTTCctgcatccagcagcagcagcagcagcagtactTCACTTGGATCCATTTCTCAGAAAAGCATCACTAGCACAAGGCAAGAGCAGAGACAATCCCAGAGGAaacagaagggaagaagaaagtcTGCCTGCAAAGTCCCCATGCATCCAGTGTCACAAGAGCTTGTAGAGAGTCAGGATCCCATAATGGCCAATGAAAGCTGTGCCCTGCTGTCAAATGAGAACCAGAGTGAAAAGGAGAACTGCGATGCTAACCTTGAAAGGTCATCCTCCGATGAAAGGAGATTGtctggtgctgcagcactggggtcTGTAGGGACAGGAGTGACTGGAGCTACACAGCCAGCGGGTCCTGATCCTCCTCTGGGCGGGAGCCAAGTGCCAGGGAAATGCCGTAAGACTCTGTTAGAACAGGTTCAAAATCCACTCCACAGCAGTGATTCTCTGAGCCCAGGGAGTGAACCTTTTGCCAGCCATGTGGGAGATGTGGAAGCCAACTCTTCTGTGTGTCAGGGCGATAAACATCCAGCGGAGCGTGTGAAGAAGCAGCGAAGAGCCTGTGGGGTTGAGCAGCTCCCCGGGGTCAGTGTCCCTGTGCGCCGCTCCCTGCGCTGCTCTGTGAGACACAGGGCACAGACAGACTCAACAG atgacagcagcagaggacGCAACTGTCCCATGGGTTCACAGGGTCCTGCTACCCTTGGGCTCACTGCTGTGGATCCTGACACTCGTGgctccctcttctccttccgCAGCCTCCAGTGGCTGGTCCCTAAGCTGGGCATCAGGGACTTCCACTTACCGAATGAGGAATTCGGAGTACTGAAACTGGAGAAATTGAAATCTTCCCCCGTGAACGACTTGGAGgattttgttctgtgtgtgtctgaggATGGTGTGGCTCCAGAAGATACACAAGATGCACAAAttaatccaaaagaaaaaagtctcagAAGTAATTTGATTTCGCCTTCCAAAAATGGATTGCCTGAACTCCCTTGCGTGAACCCGACTTTAAAGAAGGAGCTTTCCACCCATGAATTGCTATTTACTCCCATGGGGACTGTCTTAGCTGAGGCTCCCACCCACACTGAGTCTCAGATTTCCTCGtctgttttccctgctgtgggtgCAACCCCAGGTGTTTTACCTTCAGTGCACAGTGAGGTCTTCCCTGTTACACCTTTCGTACCTGCCTTGCCAGCGACTTCACCTTcccccagaggagcagctgccttGGTCCTGGGGGATGTGACACACAGAGACCCGGCTGTGCCACTGTGCCctgacagctgtgctgcaggggctgccacAAGCCAGGAAGAGCAACGTACAACGTTTCCTTTAGCAGCTGAAAGAGGTCCTGAGAATAAATCTGATGAGACTGTGTCCTTGGAGAAGCATGAGCAGTCAGAGAACAAAGAGCAGGAATCCTGCAGAGCTTCCTCTGAACAG AAAAAAGATGTAGCAGAACAGTTgactccagtgctgctggatggTCCCAGAGAAGAGAGCTTGCAGCTTGTGTCAGAGCTAAAG GATTCCTCGTGTTCGTGCGCTGTGGATGTGAGCACGGTGTGGTGGGAggcagctggctgcagggagctgcgTGTGGTCACTGCCTCCGAGAGCGCTGTGTCCCTCTGGGAACCCCTGGCACCCGACTGCTGGGGAAAGGTCTACACCTGGCACCTGAGAGAG ATTCCTGTAATCCAGATTATTCCTCTGCCAGACACCTGTAACCTCGTGTGTGTagcactgggagagctggagattGGAGAAATAag GCTCTTGCTGTATTCTGAGACTGACTCATTCAAGCACTCCCTAGTGAAAACTGGGAATATAAAAGCAGTTGTTGGGCTAAAGGACCAGAGgctggtgagcagcagcaggaccatTCAGGAGCAGCAAGTAGAGATGGTGTCGCTCTCAGAGACAGGGGG GAGCAAGGACAGGCAGACTCTGATGCCTCCTGAAGAAACTGTTACAGCCTTTGCTGAAGTAGAAGGGATGAGAGAGGCCTTGGTGGGCACCACTGCAGGGAACAGTGTTGTGGTTTG GAATCTGAAAACAGGTCAGCTCCTGAGGAAGATGCATGTTGGTTATTCCTACCCAGCTTCCATCTGCCATCGAGCATATTCTGACTCT GgccttttgtttgttgttttaagtTATCCTCTTGCCAAAGAGAGCGAGTCCTGTGGAAGCCCAGCGTTCCATGTGGTGGCCTTCAACCCCCGCACGGGCCGGAGCATGGGGGTGATGTTCTCCTGCCTCCCCCCCGGCCATGCAGGCAG GTACCTGGAGGGTGATGTGTGGGACACCACGGGAGCCGCCGTGCTGACATCGGGTGCCGTGGCCGTGTGGGACCTGCTGCGGGGGCTG TGCATGGCCGTGCTGCCCCCGGACCCTGCGGGGCACTGGGCACTGGCCCGCTGGGCCGCCGGTAGGGCCGGGCTACTGGCTGGGCGCCGTGATG CCGTCCACCTGTACCGGTaccagccagcccagctgggagccaCCTGA
- the LOC120410817 gene encoding uncharacterized protein LOC120410817: MGTVTPEPAAAVPQRDVVGLTWGSPTHVPTVMPGPPQQPTDSHGTLGHGGGPGSPPAAVDTDLAQPSSSPGGRADTDTPQVTPAGVGRAPQVFIVEDQPPLLRASLLRIPCELVLDMAFVPALQDPGSHECQELLHSFNETVTPLFASVPGFLRLEVTGIREGTVVLRYDALFAAEQLPVPGLDELLEAALGSAGAQPGWRWARLPSCATRLWRGRWTPVLCSSPARPASPACPGRTGT, translated from the exons ATGGGGACGGTCACACCAGAGCCGGCTGCTGCTGTACCTCAGAGGGATGTGGTGGGACTGACATGGGGATCCCCAACTCATGTGCCCACTGTGATGCCCGGGCCCCCTCAGCAGCCCACAGATTCCCATGGGACCCTGGGCCATGGTGGAGGCCCTGGGTCCCCCCCAGCTGCTGTGGACACAGACCTGGCCCAGCCATCGAGCAGCCCCGGAGGGAGGGCGGACACTGACACTCCCCAAGTGACACCGGCCGGGGTGGGCAGAGCCCCCCAGGTGTTCATCGTGGAAGATCAGCCCCCACTCCTGAGAG catccctccTGCGCATCCCCTGCGAGCTGGTGCTGGACATGGCCTTcgtcccagccctgcaggatcCCGGGTCCCACgagtgccaggagctgctgcacagcttcAACGAGACG GTCACTCCCCTCTTCGCGTCGGTGCCTGGGTTCCTGCGGCTGGAGGTGACAGGGATCAG GGAGGGCACTGTGGTGCTGCGCTACGACGCGCTGTTCGCGGCGGAGCAGCTGCCGGTGCCGGGCCTGGACGAGCTCCTCGAGGCCGCGCTGGGCTCTGCCGGTGCCCAGCCGGGCTGGCGGTGGGCACGGCTCCCGTCCTGCGCCACGCGGCTCTGG CGCGGCCGCTGGacccctgtgctgtgctcttcGCCTGCCCGTCCGGCTTCGCCTGCGTGTCCAGGGCGGACGGGAACGTGA
- the NDUFAB1 gene encoding acyl carrier protein, mitochondrial — protein MAARVLSSCARRLLPLPARPAALRSLRRLPPAAPAPPGRSALLRLPSVAAPPCRGFSELPPLTLADIKDRVLYVLKLYDKIDPEKLTAESHFMKDLGLDSLDQVEIIMAMEDEFGFEIPDGDAEKLMCPQEIVDYIADKKDIYE, from the exons ATGGCGGCCCGTGTCCTCTCGTCCTGCGCCCGCCGCCTGCtgccgctgcccgcccgccccgccgcgctccgctccCTCCGCCGCctgccgcccgccgcgcccgccccgccgggccgctCCGCGCTCCTCCGGCTGCCGAGCGTGGCCGCGCCGCCCTGCCGCGGCTTCTCCGAGCTGCCGCCACTGACCTTGGCCGACATCAAGGACCGGGTGCTCTACGTGCTCAAGCTCTACGACAAGATCGACCCCGAGAAG CTCACAGCCGAGTCCCACTTCATGAAGGACCTGGGCCTGGACAGTCTGGACCAAGTGGAGATCATCATGGCCATGGAGGACGAGTTCG GATTTGAAATTCCTGACGGAGATGCAGAGAAGCTGATGTGCCCACAGGAGATTGTAGATTACATTGCAGATAAGAAGGATATTTATGAGTGA
- the LOC120410816 gene encoding nascent polypeptide-associated complex subunit alpha, muscle-specific form-like, with amino-acid sequence MERPRPPLPRLLAAAVLVECCVRLCPALGSRTGSTLSAADPCAHLGTAAGERCQTGHLERGAGTGQAPTPEAMGQLWTEAELLSLPGTPAGTVELSSPQESPRGPGLGREGTGPTVQGATTTEPLGPLVSAGTPEQAAAGREQPSPASLGVTSAGAPAAVQAGTDPATMHPLGTDAVGHVAVEGATTAQGALSHSPPSATVPDSARGQWRSTSTLLGWRATGTALVQSQRATLQLGDSSPGTHPSTVLATDSSAPGTTGTSPFAGGLRRLLTPTGTLQGTHWGLPGLSGGQGFASHPWEGSPSAPRPSALSLGPGGDPLASTAWPAVGTGPALLPATHRHSGLPLPTTMASTPGVTSPGQGGALDLTTGVLSPPDRGGPPEHSHIPLSPSAIPGQPPVPVTPGHAMAQGAVTHANLGSPTSPVPTVYPSQCLCSDPAVDPTAFPRDWLGGPEIQPHCGHPPGSPLPRDAPFQLRGGSC; translated from the exons ATGGAGCGGCcccggccgccgctgccccggctCCTGGCCGCCGCAG TGCTCGTGGAATGCTGTGTGCGGCTTTGCCCCGCTCTGGGCAGCAGGACGGGCTCCACTCTGAGCGCTGCCGACCCCTGCGCCCACCTGGGCACCGCAGCAGGGGAGCGCTGCCAGACAG GTCACCTGGAGCgaggagctggcacagggcaggcacCGACACCAGAGGCCATGGGGCAGCTGTGGACAGAGGCTGAACTGCTGTCCTTGCCTGGGACCCCTGCCGGGACAGTCGAGCTCTCCAGCCCCCAGGAGAGCCCCAGAggccctgggctgggcagggaggggacagggccCACGGTGCAGGGTGCTACAACCACCGAGCCCCTGGGGCCCCTGGTCTCTGCAGGCACTCCTGaacaggcagctgcaggcagggagcagccatCCCCTGCCAGTCTAGGGGTGACCAGTGCAGGGgccccagctgctgtgcaggcaggCACAGATCCTGCAACCATGCACCCCCTGGGCACTGACGCTGTAGGACATGTCGCAGTAGAAGGTGCCACAACTGCACAGGGGGCACTTTCGCATTCACCACCCTCCGCAACAGTGCCAGACTCTGCCAGGGGTCAGTGGAGGTCCACCAGCAccctgctgggatggagggcCACTGGGACAGCCCTCGTGCAGAGCCAGAGAGCCACTCTCCAGCTGGGTGACAGCAGCCCAGGGACCCACCCGAGCACCGTGCTGGCTACTGACAGCTCGGCGCCAGGGACAACAGGGACATCACCCTTTGCTGGGGGGCTACGGAGGCTGCTGACCCccacagggacactgcaggggACACActgggggctgccagggctgtcaGGAGGTCAGGGCTTTGCCTCCCACCCATGGGAGGGTTCCCCCTCTGCCCCTCGCCCCTCTGCACTGTCCCTGGGGCCTGGTGGGGACCCTttggccagcacagcctggccagCCGTGGGGACAGGCCCAGCCTTGCTGCCTGCCACACACAGGCACTCAGGTCTGCCTCTCCCCACCACCATGGCCAGCACCCCGGGGGTGACATCTCCCGGCCAGGGAGGAGCCCTGGACCTGACCACAGGGGTCTTGAGCCCCCCCGACCGGGGAGGTCCCCCTGAGCACAGTCACATCCCCCTGAGCCCATCAGCCATCCCAGGACAGCCCCCCGTCCCTGTGACCCCTGGGCACGCTATGGCACAGGGTGCGGTGACACACGCCAATCTTGGGTCCCCCACATCCCCCGTCCCCACAGTCTACCCCAGCCAGTGTCTCTGCAGTGACCCTGCTGTCGACCCCACTGCCTTCCCCAGGGACTGGCTGGGGGGTCCTGAGATTCAGCCCCACTGTGGACACCCCCCTGggagccccctccccagggatgCCCCATTCCAGCTCAGGGGTGGGTCCTGCTGA